ACGTTCTCCAGTTCATTGATTTCGTTCGTAGTGGCCTCGTCCTTTGGTCGGCTTTTTAGCTTGCGAATCCGCTTTCCGAGCGATCGGATGTCAGCGGCAATTGAGTTCCGTTCCTTGATTACCTCTTTCAGGCAGTTGAGGATCTTGAGGATGAGAGACGGCTTCTGCTTGTCTACATCGCCGAGCACGAAACTGCGCAATTCTGCGCGCGACGACTGTGCCAAGTCGCCGGAAAAGGCGTTGAGGAACCCTTCGATAAGGTGTTCCTCCTCATTGCGGACGAAGGAAAAGAACGGGTACGGAAACCCTTCGTGTCGGTCCTTCTCCACGTTGGTCAGCACCATTCCGATCTTCTTGGGTACCGCGTCTTCGGGAGTTCCAGACGCGACCCAGTTGTCGAGGCAGTACGCGGTCATCTGCCGCTCAAGCACGGCCACCGCGTCGAGGAAAATGCCCGGCGGGTCGACGCCGCCAGCCAACATTTCCAGAGGCTCGGCATAGAAGTAGAGATCGTGAGGAGCGGCGTTGGCGAGGGTGAGGATCAGGGCATTGCCGTCCAAGCGACCCGCCCGTCCCGCACGCTGGCGGTAGTTGGCCGTAGCCGGTGGAACCGAGCAAAGGGTGACGGTGGACAGGTCACCGATATCGATCCCCAGCTCCAGAGTGGGGGTAGCCGACACCAGATTCGGCTCCCAGGGCTGACGTGCGCGGTTCGGTTTCGCGAAGATTCTTTGAAGACGCTCCCGATCCACCCGTTCCACCAGGGCTGTGTGCTCGGCGGCAACAATGCGGCGTACCTGGCCGTGCCGGTACAGGCGGCCGAACCAAGTAGGCGAGTCCACTGCGGGTGAACCGGAATGGTCCGGGTTGCAATAACGGCTGGAAGTCACCGAGCCATCGAGGCACGGGACACCCGCCCACAGATCCGCGTCGGCGGCTGCGATGGTCAACGGCCTCCCCGGTCCGTCCAACGGGAAAAAGGTTGCGTCGGTGGTCACCGAAAGGCTCCCCGGCTCCAAGGCCCACACCCATCGTGATCCGGACCTAACATTGCTGACCATTTCTGCGTCCTTGAGTGCGCCGAAGACCAGCCTGAGAACATGATCGGACTCTGCAGGACCCAGCGCACTCTCGCCCGCCAACAAGGACTCACACCAGCGCCGATACCAGGATCGCCGCCCTCTCGGTCCATGGACTTCTTCGACTCCGTCGTAGACGCGGGTGTGGGGAGGGGGCGGGAATGAGGAAGGATCGGAGCAAACCGGAAAGACGGGAATCAGCGATCTCTTTCCAAACTTCGGCAACGCCAAGTCGCGGTCCCACGTCGCCCATTGGTTGCCTCCTTTTCTTAGGTATTTGTCCATCAGGGAGTGCCGCACGGCCCCGCGGTCCTTCATTCGCCGCAACACACCCAACACCATCGCGCGTACCGCCTGCTCTCCCATACCGAGCAGAACACCCACTTCTTCCCGGATGCGCGTATGAGCCTTGCGGCAAGCTTTTTCTACGCGCGCACGGTCCATGGCTACGGCCGCCACGCCAGTCCGCTCCAGCGTCCGGCCGATACCGGACCCGAAGGTGAATTCGCGAAGTGTTTCCCATTCCAAACGCTCGGCCACCAGTTTGGGGAGATTCGAGCCCGCCGGAAGGCTTCCCTCGCGCTCGAGGTGCAACACATCCCCCATCCACCGACGGTCGTCGGCGATGTGCTCGCCAACGAAGTCCTCCGGTCGGCCTGCCTGTTCCCGCCAGTATTGGACGACCGCCCCCGGTAGGCGCTCCAGCGAAACCCTGTCGTGGGCAGCGACCACATGGGCGATCGCAGTCCGGGTGTGCGTCTGGCGACTGCGCGCGGCTATGAATCCGGCCCGGTGGGCGGCATTCTGCACGTTGTCGGAGAAAGCCAGCGCCTTGGGATCGTCGTTATGGCGTGAGGCGAACGTCTGGCTGCACAAGACACTGGTCAGGCTGGCCGCACGGGCGCCAAAGATGATCAACCCCTCGCTGGCATGGCAGTAGGGACAGTCCCGGCTCAGTTCATGGATCGTCTTTCCACCGAGAAGGCCCGTCCTCACCGAGTCTGGCACATGTACCCGCACGACCCTGTTCGATCCGCACTCGGCGCACGCGGGGCTTTTTCCTGAGCCGCTCAACTGCTCGCCCATACCAAGCCACCCACATCGCCCACATATCATGTGTTGGGCCGAGCGTATCGTCGGCTTGTCTCCAGGGAACAGAAAGCGAACATCCACATCTCGTCGGAAGAACATGTTGTAGAACATGCGCAAGTCTGGTTCGACACAGGGCTCATTGGCTCGTTTCACCGCCGCCCAGCCGGTGACGCGGCACTCCCGGCACTGAATGAGCGGAAGGTGCACGGCCCGGGCCGCGCTTCGATCGTCCGCGCTTGGGGCCTGCAGATCGTCCGAATGGCGTAGCCGCCGGACTGGATCCACCGCGACCGACTCGCTTGCGCCCCCCTCCGAAACGCTACACACCATGCGCGCCAGTTCCCGCACCCAGAGGTGCACTCCCACATCCAAGAAAGGTCGAAGGTCTCCGTTATCGTCGCGTAGGCGTGCAGACGAAATCAGCGCACAAAGCGCGTTGAGCACCGCCGCGGCCTCTTCCTCGCTTCCAACAGGCAAAGTCCGTCGCAGCCTCGATGCTACCTCCGGAAGCGGTTTCGGTTCCCCGCCCAGGACCTGCAGCAGATTCCGGAAAGTTGTGTGCTCGCGAAGCCGGTCCGAGAGCGTAACCTTCCAGTCGTCTGGGTTCAGATCGACCGCAGGCGGCTCGTTGAAGAATGCCTCGTGGGCAGCCCGCAGATACGACGTGCTCGTTGCGTGCCTCCGCGGATCCAGGGTCTCCACCAGTCTGTCCGTCGGGAGCAAGTAACCCGTGATAAGCGTTCCGCTCAGAAATTCTTCGGTCGCCTGCCGAGTCTCACCCACGACCGATCCCGGTTCGAATTCCTGGTTGAAGACGCGTGTGGCGTACACACACACCGAAGTATCGTCGCCTGTCCCGATCGTCGCCGACGTGCCAACGCACACCAACGCATCCGACGGAACCTGTAGCCGGGCCCGCAACCGACGGATCAGGCACGCGAGGTCCGTCCCCTGAGCACCGTCGAAGGTGTGCAGTTCGTCCACCACCAGGTACCGGAGCGTCCCCGGTAGGTTGTGCCGCCACAGTCGCTGGTCGCCGGGCCGGATCATCAGGTAATCCAGCATTTTGTAATTCGTCAGCAGGATGTCTGGCGGACTCTGTCGCAAGGTTTCGCGATCCGTGATGATGTGCTCAGCGGTCATCTTCTTACGAGGCGTCTCCTCACGCCCTCCCACGTACAACCCAGCCGTGATCTTGCGGCGTAACGCGGGGTTGCGGTGGATAGCGCGCCCGATCCGGGTCGCCTGGTCCACCGCCAGCGCGTTCATCGGGTAGATGATGATCGCCTTGATGCCGGACTGACCGGCCCGGTTACGGCAATGATCCAGAATGGGCAGCAAATAGCACTCGGTCTTTCCCGAGCCGGTCCCTGTGGCGACAACCGTGGACTTTCCAGACCCACTAGCTAGACGTTCCATGGCGACGCGTTGGTGGTAGTAGGGCGCGAAGCCCAGCGGTACTTGAGGAAACGGCTCGTCACCGGGAGCCTTCCGGAAGGGCAGAGACAGCGACAGGTACGGACCGCGGGTCAGATTTCCGGGTTCGGCCAGAAAGCCGTCGATGACGTTGGCTAGATCCGGATTGGACGGCGTGAACCCGGTGACGAGGAAGTCGCGCAGCGCATGGAAGACCTCGGCGGCGACGACGCTGGGGATCATTCGGGCGCGTGCCTCAACCGCCTTTCGAAGGCGGCCCATGCTGTGCGGTAGTCCTCTTCCCGGTCACAGCGATCGAAGGGTGCGAGATACTCGATAGTCCGCTCGAATGGGCCGTCGGGGAGGGTGTCGTCCATGATCGTCCGGGTGACGACGCCGTGCTTCAAGTTGCAGATATCTTCCCAACCTAAGGCGATGCCGTTCTCGTGGTGTCGGTCCGTGCGGATGCCATAGCAAGTGTCGTTTTTCCGCTTCTTTCGTGGGAGGCCGACCCCGACTAAACCTCTGGAGACCGTGAAGACGATGCGGCCATTGCGATCATACCAAGTATTTCGCTCGTATTGGTTCAGGATGGGGAACTGGACGCGGTAGATGGTGCACAACTCGTCCAGGGTGAGACCGAAGGCCATGGCGGTGAGCACATCGATTTCGACGAGGGCTTGGCGGC
The genomic region above belongs to Acidobacteriota bacterium and contains:
- a CDS encoding DEAD/DEAH box helicase, with the translated sequence MIPSVVAAEVFHALRDFLVTGFTPSNPDLANVIDGFLAEPGNLTRGPYLSLSLPFRKAPGDEPFPQVPLGFAPYYHQRVAMERLASGSGKSTVVATGTGSGKTECYLLPILDHCRNRAGQSGIKAIIIYPMNALAVDQATRIGRAIHRNPALRRKITAGLYVGGREETPRKKMTAEHIITDRETLRQSPPDILLTNYKMLDYLMIRPGDQRLWRHNLPGTLRYLVVDELHTFDGAQGTDLACLIRRLRARLQVPSDALVCVGTSATIGTGDDTSVCVYATRVFNQEFEPGSVVGETRQATEEFLSGTLITGYLLPTDRLVETLDPRRHATSTSYLRAAHEAFFNEPPAVDLNPDDWKVTLSDRLREHTTFRNLLQVLGGEPKPLPEVASRLRRTLPVGSEEEAAAVLNALCALISSARLRDDNGDLRPFLDVGVHLWVRELARMVCSVSEGGASESVAVDPVRRLRHSDDLQAPSADDRSAARAVHLPLIQCRECRVTGWAAVKRANEPCVEPDLRMFYNMFFRRDVDVRFLFPGDKPTIRSAQHMICGRCGWLGMGEQLSGSGKSPACAECGSNRVVRVHVPDSVRTGLLGGKTIHELSRDCPYCHASEGLIIFGARAASLTSVLCSQTFASRHNDDPKALAFSDNVQNAAHRAGFIAARSRQTHTRTAIAHVVAAHDRVSLERLPGAVVQYWREQAGRPEDFVGEHIADDRRWMGDVLHLEREGSLPAGSNLPKLVAERLEWETLREFTFGSGIGRTLERTGVAAVAMDRARVEKACRKAHTRIREEVGVLLGMGEQAVRAMVLGVLRRMKDRGAVRHSLMDKYLRKGGNQWATWDRDLALPKFGKRSLIPVFPVCSDPSSFPPPPHTRVYDGVEEVHGPRGRRSWYRRWCESLLAGESALGPAESDHVLRLVFGALKDAEMVSNVRSGSRWVWALEPGSLSVTTDATFFPLDGPGRPLTIAAADADLWAGVPCLDGSVTSSRYCNPDHSGSPAVDSPTWFGRLYRHGQVRRIVAAEHTALVERVDRERLQRIFAKPNRARQPWEPNLVSATPTLELGIDIGDLSTVTLCSVPPATANYRQRAGRAGRLDGNALILTLANAAPHDLYFYAEPLEMLAGGVDPPGIFLDAVAVLERQMTAYCLDNWVASGTPEDAVPKKIGMVLTNVEKDRHEGFPYPFFSFVRNEEEHLIEGFLNAFSGDLAQSSRAELRSFVLGDVDKQKPSLILKILNCLKEVIKERNSIAADIRSLGKRIRKLKSRPKDEATTNEINELENVRKGLRAVHGKINARDTFNFLTDEGLVPNYAFPEAGVKLRSVILERKRAQGGEGGEDTRAITHDYERPAAMALGEFAPENRFYARAHQVEISRVDTRVSELERWRMCPSCVYAENVDAGDHHSACPRCGNLQWQDSGQLRDLLRLRLVHAVADGRTSRIDDQKDDREHLFYTRNLVADFDPVDVERAYAINKDEVAFGFEYIASATFREVNFGRMGQPTQSVRVAGMKLPREGFRVCRRCGTVNSGKGSKPAHMPTCPSRHSGQDAIVDCLYLYRDFQSEAIRMLLPPAVGPDAERCERSFLAALELGLRQRFGGEIAHLRAMTCAYPVEGSDQPQKYVLLYDTVPGGTGYLKDRMTAPERLLSVFEAALAAIEECSCNQYPEKDGCHRCVLGYRRSRDMQDTSRETARHLLRNILDARDRLEKVEGLSKVRVVVTTDSVLEDRFIEALRRVAATSGQKASLQYDLVDGKPGYVLRIGSGGADGHAWYVVPQVDVGLSDGVVHPSRPDFLIRPAKASAIHPPVAVFMDGFEYHRDRVDDDSVKRMALVRAGFVVWSATWDDVKVVLGEAQAPNVLIPSRDPQPPMDQVQRGLDAQWQTSELRSALAEPTLKLLGRYLADPDPALWRRAVFTQLVGEFDQATMTSADFAKRFAEAAKAALPEGAVDFLDQGSSAAPTHDAHVFAGRGAWRSAGGEGPAVPFANGLINLLLAMPPSALQRFDSDAMWATIHLFDDDSIRTREDFQNAWNGALRLCNLLQFLPLAWWTTRRGREANLYHELPLKSRGWMAGVLDEHDGPETENAWAEALRYVVDDLKPDLLWLRERDFPPPEVGFELTGPRGVLAEAELGWEARRVAVLMTDENADRVAFESHGWSVIIAPSDDLAGSIAALLTGDPT